From a single Plasmodium yoelii strain 17X genome assembly, chromosome: 9 genomic region:
- a CDS encoding membrane associated erythrocyte binding-like protein, translated as MKIYHNIFGFCIFISLWTPSIRAIDNPQEDFMDRFDILNNHVNIKWTNSGSLGQGNLKFDIYDEDNISSKLNSLENARLCPNNEKGNIYRGSCPDYGKTFSMDLDKDEYSEDFLNEISLGLLNKKLLIDVEIPVNMSGLAMYQGLFANCPYDKNHVNDIKNEKEYDMCFDKFYSNKQNISTRIKKYPLISKYTYFGSHGLGGRLGSNTEYPLHIYNPIENYRTQKMRYPKLVETLEDCSIYSHCIGPCFDRDFDNKCFRDLPVAFNHKTKECIIIGTHEEKKTTNCNSDNSRNNGRCFSSIKKEKGKDWTYASSFLRPDYETKCPPRYPLNNSEFGYFNYNTGNCESPTKLYDNSVISFNECIEKLFNFNYANEDPEEKRNNYLWGVWVLGNKQNKLNSMNDLGVCALLKEKPTCVLKKQNYYSFTNLTANYFDNNQNIEYPDIENVKIWKNRNSELSDNLKYNDKKFKNSDINKGMAINMNDINEIKENSKLQTNKGNETKKTKYGLYNYPITPISYLQIHHKMELKNYNMDSENSFTSFHNTNAPTHYEGNSKFSTGVNNKRENTYGTQDINLNRNNNYNQPKNKPNPQAEYMDRFDIEKNHIYIDWKQDGKYGSGKLKYNIISHETADTIQSLLITDKDDICPNHYSPGRAQGSCPNYGKSIVVKTPESINGNEHLNSNFLNEIRTGYLNKYMKSNVELPYEKSGLAMHHGDLSVCPKSWDEENLYKKNRDYNYDMCKSTVMKSTIPLKMFDYKTKKLLYFGLYGLGGRLGSNISKVKNIFKSQPNNITLPMFNPSSIKNLLDCSLYSYCLGPCLENAYNNKCFRSLPAYFNHETNECIILGTHEQERNNNCRTRRSDTDKPNCQNVRKNISTKNWTYVTSFIRPDYEEKCPPRYPLKFKSFGKYDEETGKCKSLINKKNIINIPLFSSCLEYMFIMYPSVLQRTEKKNYWGVWVASESVNSSNLYNAKGECYYINEKPNCVIDKVNHFSFTSLTTNDIDFNQNINLVKLDELVINNDQSSSHNRAKYNTPIENSESTIVRKHNSAPEHFRSLKINSYTPNRRGENFAKESDSTRNTDESKMDEVIRKREEAAKNAEIIRKFEEAQKAAWAKKAEEERKKAEAVKKAEEERKRIEAEKKAEEERKRIEAEKKAEEERKRIEAEKKAEEERKIIEAAKKAEEERKRIEEAKKAEEERKKIEAAKKAEEERKKAEAVKKAEEAKKKAEAAKKAEERKKKAEAAKKALERKKKAEAAKKALERKKKAEAAKKAEEKKKAEAAKKAEEEKKKAEAAKKAEEEKKKAEAAKKAEEEKKKAEAAKKAEEEKKKAEAAKKAEEEKKKAEAAKKAEEEKKKAEAAKKAEEERKKAEAAKKAEEERKRIEAEKKAEEERKKAEAAKKAEEERKRIEAEKKAEEERKRIEAEKKAEEERKRIEAEKKAEEERKRIEAVKKAEEERKRIEAEKKAEEERKRIEAVKKAEEERKRIEAEKKAEEERKIIEAAKKAEEERIKAEAVKKEEEVIKKNSNLSETKISNNYETRNIDDNSFKKLDEEEYKSRNIDNTRNKIISMSKENMCTNDVSSKYCDYMKDKISSGNCSNDERKQLCCSISDYCLNYFDYNSNKYYDCTKKEFSDPLYKCFSNEEYSITFFYRSGLFCWGGNNNVNPDCHMFKNYRKKMV; from the exons ATGAAGATATATCATAACATTTTTGGATTCTGCATTTTTATATCCTTATGGACTCCTTCTATACGAGCTATAGATAACCCACAAGAAGATTTTATGGACAGATTTGATATCCTAAATAACcatgtaaatataaaatggacGAACTCAGGATCATTAGGACAAGGGAATTTAAAATTTGATATTT ATGATGAAGATAATATAAGTTCTAAGTTAAATAGTTTAGAAAATGCAAGACTTTGtccaaataatgaaaagGGAAACATATATAGAGGTAGTTGTCCAGATTACGGAAAAACGTTTTCGATGGACTTGGATAAAGATGAATATAGTGAAGATTTCTTAAATGAAATTAGTTTGGGTTTATTAAATAAGAAGTTGTTGATTGATGTGGAAATCCCAGTTAATATGAGTGGGCTAGCTATGTACCAAGGTTTGTTTGCAAATTGTCCTTATGACAAAAATCATgttaatgatataaaaaatgaaaaagagtATGATATGTGTTTTGATAAATTCTATAGCAATAAACAGAATATATCTACAAGGATTAAAAAATACCCGTTAATAagtaaatatacatattttggGTCACATGGGTTAGGGGGGAGATTAGGTTCTAATACCGAATATCCTTTACACATTTATAACCCAATTGAAAATTATAGAACACAAAAAATGAGATATCCTAAATTAGTCGAAACTTTGGAAGATTGTTCGATATATTCTCATTGTATCGGACCCTGTTTTGATAGAGATTTTGATAACAAATGCTTTCGCGATTTACCTGTAGCTTTTAATCACAAAACAAAAgaatgtataataataggaactcatgaagaaaaaaaaacaacaaattGCAACTCAGACAATTCGAGAAATAATGGTAGATGTTTTTCatctataaaaaaagaaaagggaAAGGATTGGACATATGCATCTTCTTTTTTGCGTCCAGATTATGAAACAAAGTGCCCACCAAGATACCCACTAAATAATAGTGAATTTGGTTACTTTAATTATAACACTGGAAACTGCGAATCACCTACAAAATTATACGATAATAGTGTAATTAGCTTTAATGAATGTATTGAGAAATTGTTTAACTTTAATTATGCGAATGAGGACCCTGAGGAAAAAAggaataattatttatgggGAGTTTGGGTTTTAggaaataaacaaaataaactaAATTCAATGAATGATTTGGGAGTGTGTGcattattaaaagaaaaaccAACAtgtgttttaaaaaaacaaaattattactCCTTTACTAATTTAACAGcaaattattttgataataatcaaaatattgAGTATCCAGATATCGAAAATGtcaaaatatggaaaaataGAAATTCTGAATTGAGTGATAAtctaaaatataatgataaaaagtttaaaaattccgatataaataaaggaatggcaataaatatgaatgatattaatgaaataaaagaaaatagtaAACTCCAAACTAATAAGGGCAACGAAACgaaaaagacaaaatatGGATTATACAATTATCCGATTACACCAATATCATATCTTCAAATACATCATAAAatggaattaaaaaattataatatggATTCTGAAAATTCTTTCACATCTTTCCATAATACGAATGCTCCAACTCACTATGAAGGGAATAGTAAATTTAGCACCGGCGTAAATAACAAAAGAGAGAATACATATGGAACTCAggatataaatttaaatagaaataataattataatcaaCCAAAAAATAAACCTAATCCTCAAGCCGAATATATGGATAGGTttgatattgaaaaaaatcatatatatattgattgGAAACAAGATGGTAAATATGGAAGCggtaaattaaaatataatataatatcacATGAAACCGCTGATACTAttcaatcattattaattacCGACAAAGATGACATATGTCCTAATCATTATTCTCCTGGAAGAGCGCAAGGAAGTTGCCCTAATTATGGTAAATCGATTGTTGTTAAAACACCTGAAAGTATTAATGGTAATGAACATTTgaattcaaattttttaaatgaaataCGTACTGGGTACcttaacaaatatatgaaatCTAATGTTGAACTTCCATATGAAAAAAGTGGGTTAGCTATGCATCATGGTGATTTAAGTGTATGCCCCAAATCTTGGGATGAAGaaaatttgtataaaaaaaatagagattataattatgatatgtGCAAAAGCACTGTAATGAAATCGACTATACCATTGAAAATGTTTGATTATAAAACTAAAAAACTGTTATATTTTGGTCTTTATGGTTTAGGGGGGCGATTGGGATCTAATATTtcaaaagtaaaaaatatatttaaatcaCAGCCAAATAACATAACATTACCAATGTTTAATCCATCatcaataaaaaatttacttGATTGTTCATTATATAGTTATTGTTTAGGTCCATGCCTGgaaaatgcatataataataaatgtttcCGTAGTCTGCCAGCATATTTTAATCATGAAACAAATgaatgtataatattaggAACACACGAACAAGAAAGGAATAATAATTGTAGAACGAGGAGATCTGATACAGATAAACCGAATTGCCAGAAtgttagaaaaaatatatcaacaaAAAATTGGACATATGTAACATCATTTATTAGGCCAGACTATGAAGAGAAATGCCCACCAAGATATCCTCTCAAATTTAAAAGTTTTGGAAAATATGATGAAGAAACAGGAAAATGCAAAAgtcttataaataaaaagaatatcATTAATATTCCTTTGTTTTCTTCTTGTTTAGAATATATGTTCATAATGTATCCTTCTGTTTTACAGAgaactgaaaaaaaaaattattgggGTGTGTGGGTTGCAAGTGAATCTGTTAATTCGAGTAATTTGTATAATGCTAAAGGAGaatgttattatataaatgaaaaaccTAATTGTGTTATTGACAAAGTAAATCATTTCTCATTTACTTCCCTCACAACAAATGATATTGattttaatcaaaatatTAATCTCGTAAAACTTGATGAATTAGTCATAAATAATGACCAATCATCTTCACATAATAGAGCAAAATATAATACGCCTATTGAAAATTCTGAATCTACTATTGTAAGAAAACATAATAGTGCTCCTGAACATTTTCgtagtttaaaaattaacagTTATACACCAAATAGGAGGGGAGAAAATTTTGCAAAGGAAAGTGATTCTACAAGAAATACCGATGAATCGAAAATGGATGAGGTGATAAGGAAACGTGAAGAAGCTGCAAAGAATGCTGAGATAATAAGAAAATTTGAAGAAGCACAAAAGGCTGCGTGGGCAAAAAAAGCAGAAGAGGAAAGGAAAAAGGCTGAAGCTGTAAAAAAAGCAGAGGAGGAAAGAAAACGAATTGAAGCTGAAAAGAAAGCAGAGGAGGAAAGAAAACGAATTGAAGCTGAAAAGAAAGCAGAAGAAGAAAGAAAACGAATTGAAGCTGAAAAGAAAGCAGAAGaggaaagaaaaataattgaaGCTGCAAAGAAAGCAGAAGAAGAAAGAAAACGAATTGAAGAAGCTAAAAAAGCAGAAGaggaaagaaaaaaaattgaggCTGCAAAGAAAGCAGAAGAGGAAAGAAAAAAGGCTGAAGCTGTAAAAAAAGCAGAAGAGGCAAAAAAAAAGGCTGAAGCTGCAAAGAAAGCAGaagagagaaaaaaaaaagctgAGGCTGCAAAGAAAGCATtagagagaaaaaaaaaagctgAGGCTGCAAAGAAAGCATtagagagaaaaaaaaaggctGAAGCTGCAAAGAAAgcagaagaaaaaaaaaaggctGAAGCTGCAAAGAAAgcagaagaagaaaaaaaaaaggctGAAGCGGCAAAGAAAgcagaagaagaaaaaaaaaaggctGAAGCTGCAAAGAAAgcagaagaagaaaaaaaaaaggctGAAGCGGCAAAGAAAgcagaagaagaaaaaaaaaaggctGAAGCTGCAAAGAAAgcagaagaagaaaaaaaaaaggctGAAGCGGCAAAGAAAgcagaagaagaaaaaaaaaaggctGAAGCGGCAAAGAAAGCAGAGGAGGAAAGAAAAAAGGCTGAAGCTGCAAAGAAAGCGGAAGAAGAAAGAAAACGAATTGAAGCTGAAAAGAAAGCAGAGGAGGAAAGAAAAAAGGCTGAAGCTGCAAAGAAAGCGGAAGAAGAAAGAAAACGAATTGAAGCTGAAAAGAAAGCAGAGGAGGAAAGAAAACGAATTGAAGCTGAAAAGAAAGCGGAAGAAGAAAGAAAACGAATTGAAGCTGAAAAGAAAGCAGAAGAGGAAAGAAAACGAATTGAAGCTGTAAAAAAAGCAGAAGAAGAAAGAAAACGAATTGAAGCTGAAAAGAAAGCAGAAGAGGAAAGAAAACGAATTGAAGCTGTAAAAAAAGCAGAAGAAGAAAGAAAACGAATTGAAGCTGAAAAGAAAGCAGAAGaggaaagaaaaataattgaaGCTGCAAAGAAAGCAGAAGAAGAACGAATAAAGGCTGAAGCTGTAAAGAAAGAAGAagaagtaataaaaaaaaacagcaATCTTTCTGAAACAAAAATTTCGAATAATTATGAAACGCGCAATATTGATGATaatagttttaaaaaattagatGAAGAAGAGTATAAATCAAGAAATATTGATAATACACGGAATAAAATCATAAGCATGTCAAAGGAAAATATGTGTACTAACGATGTTTCATCAAAATATTGTGACTATATGAAAGACAAAATATCATCTGGAAATTGTTCGAATGATGAAAGGAAACAATTATGCTGCTCAATATCAGATTATTGCTTAAACTACTTTGAttataattcaaataaatattatgattGTACAAAGAAGGAATTTTCAGATCCTTTATATAAATGCTTTAGTAACGAGGAATATTCAA ttacGTTTTTTTATAGAAGCGGTTTATTTTGCTGGGGCGGGAATAATAATGTCAATCCTGATTGCCatatgtttaaaaattataggAAAAAAATG gtTTAA
- a CDS encoding ATP synthase subunit delta, mitochondrial, putative: MLNRAQKLFFSTAKNSNLYLTISSSSESIFRNQVIKRASVPGIEGYFTITNNHSPLVTLLRNGVITVEFDEKEKKQFFISDGIFIYKKSNDNNNNNNAEIVGIEIVPLEYLDKNKTVKVLQQMCAINDTTDDKWRKIKTMMGKELCSSIIRNAP; encoded by the exons ATGTTGAACAGGGCCCAAAAACTTTTTTTTAGTACTGCAAAAAATAGCAATTTGTATTTAACTATATCTTCGTCAAGCGAATCTATATTTAGAAACCAAGTTATCAAGAGGGCTTCAGTCCCCG GAATTGAAGGATATTTCACTATAACAAATAACCATAGCCCTTTAGTTACGTTATTAAGAAATGGAGTAATTACCGTTGAGTTTGatgaaaaggaaaaaaaacaattttttatttctgatggaatatttatatataaaaaaagtaatgacaataacaacaataataatgcCGAAATTGTAGGTATTGAAATTGTTCCATTAGAATATCTAGACAAAAACAAAACTGTTAAAGTATTACAACAAATGTGCGCAATAAATGACACAACTGATGATAAATGGAGAAAAATCAAAACTATGATGGG gAAGGAATTATGTTCCTCAATTATTCGAAACGCACCATGA